One genomic segment of Mangifera indica cultivar Alphonso chromosome 6, CATAS_Mindica_2.1, whole genome shotgun sequence includes these proteins:
- the LOC123219210 gene encoding dof zinc finger protein DOF1.4-like — MGLSSKQVSSDGHGWSQALLQAQTLELPKPPSLKRQHPQNQQQAEPLKCPRCDSTNTKFCYYNNYNKSQPRHFCKTCKRHWTKGGTLRNVPVGGGRKNKRLKASNKATNTNTNTTTTSSTATAASSDTSNRVNNTQLGVQCQQPRQNLSFAIGDQRNLSGILYQASIHPPTLLQQDLVNSGSLDAKEMSSSNGVFNGSGVQLAPQNQSLHLPYASSTSFDTTQYTGETIENPTMPTTSNTVKQPWAQIATTSSEMDMTNYWNWDDIETFVSTDLNMSWDDSDIKP; from the coding sequence ATGGGGTTAAGTTCTAAGCAAGTTTCTAGTGATGGGCATGGTTGGAGCCAGGCTCTGTTGCAAGCTCAAACCTTGGAGCTCCCCAAGCCGCCATCACTGAAGCGGCAACATCCACAAAATCAGCAGCAGGCTGAGCCATTGAAGTGTCCGAGGTGTGATTCAACAAACACTAAATTTTGTTACTATAATAATTACAACAAGTCACAGCCTAGGCACTTCTGCAAAACTTGTAAGAGGCACTGGACTAAAGGTGGCACTTTGAGGAATGTTCCTGTTGGCGGTGGCCGCAAAAACAAGCGTCTCAAAGCGTCAAATAAGGCCACCAACACCAACACCAACACCACCACCACAAGCAGCACTGCAACAGCCGCCAGTAGTGACACCAGTAACAGGGTTAATAATACCCAACTGGGAGTTCAATGTCAGCAGCCCAGACAGAATCTTTCTTTCGCAATTGGTGATCAAAGGAACTTGTCTGGCATACTTTATCAAGCGTCGATTCATCCTCCTACTTTGTTACAACAGGATCTTGTCAACTCAGGCAGTTTGGACGCTAAGGAAATGAGCTCCAGCAATGGAGTTTTTAATGGTTCTGGTGTTCAATTGGCGCCTCAAAATCAAAGCTTGCACCTTCCTTATGCAAGTTCAACTTCTTTTGACACAACACAATACACAGGAGAAACCATAGAGAATCCAACTATGCCCACAACAAGCAACACAGTCAAGCAGCCATGGGCTCAAATAGCTACTACAAGCAGTGAAATGGACATGACAAATTACTGGAATTGGGATGATATTGAAACCTTTGTCTCTACTGATCTCAACATGTCATGGGATGATTCTGACATCAAACCTTGA
- the LOC123218887 gene encoding uncharacterized protein LOC123218887: MHVSSVCSKNLVRLVQCRLKFLKIKRDTIVRQLRDDIAHLLNNGHIDAAFSRVEQLFKDQSLLAAYDLLGHFCEFIIIHFPYIRKHKRCPDDINEAVSTLVFAAAWCGDLPELKSIQKLLAERYGHKFAKAAVGLHPGNLVNIQIREKLIVKSIPDDAKVRLIDEIAKEYSLQNLSKFCGHNECQWEGFVFKEVPEINYNSLKGQQILASCYKEKRTDRSVKLTFETLQVGTMHKSAAQLESCNLVGSFNQPEMKLSTFPLEDLFQFQDNTVNFEQVQEIRLSTVEDECDEDKRAFLFFDSSISALGDCSTFGRASYCSLEHPCNYGVMEFPGENLQFGRAEVSHFPGSCTSWCCSCSKGSYERTVTSENDLQSASSEFQHSEKSNASLHSHVHPKLPDYDEVAAIFMALKKQHKQRTAP; encoded by the exons ATGCATGTTTCCTCTGTTTGCAGCAAGAACTTGGTTAGGCTTGTTCAGTGCCGTCTCAAGTTTCTGAAGATCAAAAGAGACACAATTGTGAGACAATTACGTGATGACATTGCTCACTTGCTAAACAATGGCCACATTGATGCTGCCTTTTCCAGG GTTGAGCAGCTGTTCAAGGACCAGAGTCTATTGGCTGCATATGATCTTTTGGGTCATTTCTGTGAATTCATCATCATTCATTTCCCCTATATTCGCAAGCATAA GAGGTGTCCTGATGATATTAATGAGGCAGTTTCAACTTTAGTATTTGCTGCTGCCTGGTGTGGTGATCTGCCTGAACTGAAATCTATCCAGAAGCTACTTGCAGAGCGTTATGGGCACAAGTTTGCCAAGGCTGCTGTTGGATTACATCCTGGAAACCTTGTGAATATTCAG ATTAGGGAGAAGCTTATTGTAAAGTCAATTCCCGATGATGCAAAAGTAAGATTGATAGATGAAATAGCCAAGGAATACAGCctccaaaatttatcaaag TTTTGTGGGCATAATGAGTGTCAATGGGAAGGATTTGTCTTCAAGGAAGTGCcagaaataaattataacagCCTTAAGGGACAGCAGATTCTGGCTTCATGTTATAAAGAAAAACGTACTGACAGGTCTGTAAAATTGACATTTGAGACTCTTCAAGTAGGTACTATGCATAAAAGTGCAGCACAATTGGAAAGCTGTAATCTAGTTGGAAGTTTTAACCAACCTGAAATGAAGCTTTCTACATTCCCATTGGAAGACTTATTTCAGTTTCAGGATAATACAGTCAATTTTGAGCAAGTACAGGAGATCAGGCTTAGCACAGTAGAGGATGAGTGTGATGAGGACAAAAGGGCATTTTTGTTCTTTGATTCATCCATTTCCGCATTAGGAGACTGTTCTACATTTGGTAGAGCAAGCTACTGCTCCCTAGAGCATCCCTGTAACTATGGTGTTATGGAGTTCCCTGGAGAAAATCTCCAATTTGGACGAGCAGAAGTTTCACATTTTCCAGGCAGTTGTACATCTTGGTGTTGCTCTTGTTCAAAAGGATCTTATGAGAGGACTGTGACTAGTGAAAACGATTTGCAGTCAGCTTCTTCAGAGTTTCAACATTCAGAAAAAAGCAATGCCTCATTGCATAGCCATGTGCACCCAAAGCTTCCTGACTATGATGAAGTGGCAGCCATATTCATGGCTCTGAAGAAACAACATAAGCAAAGAACAGCTCCCTGA